From the Acidilutibacter cellobiosedens genome, one window contains:
- a CDS encoding metallopeptidase TldD-related protein: protein MIKEKCTDKIKEISINVVQTEIESIRKKDITKTGLRIYKDGYIGISGGLGKIDEKDMERKARENLNLHIPYPCEASRDHIEEVDNAANSLSDEEFADEMEEVLILLKKEYDDFIFSNQMRMVEVENRLLNDVGLNLTYKDKMVEITLLIKEKTSANIFDTVFVYRDRIFDKERLILSLDDMIRGYKNRVDIPKEDNMPVIFSVTDELILSKFAEELNGYKFGTGASLFRKLAGQEKFSKDLTIYQSAEVEDMNLIPFFDAEGVVNKDYRYALIEKGKIICPYTDKKTSKEFNLPLTGSAYAEYDKVPSLSRPYIKIEPENKTLKEIMNGRMGIIAVVASGGDFTSDGTFGTPIQVPFLTDGDKILGRLPELNVSGHIYKMFGEDYLGTFKDKALFGERGTVVNLNVKKI from the coding sequence ATGATTAAAGAGAAATGTACAGATAAGATTAAAGAAATATCTATAAATGTAGTTCAAACTGAGATTGAATCCATAAGGAAAAAAGATATAACAAAGACCGGATTAAGAATATATAAAGACGGATATATAGGAATTTCAGGAGGGTTAGGGAAAATTGACGAGAAGGATATGGAGAGAAAAGCAAGGGAAAATTTAAATCTTCATATACCTTATCCTTGTGAAGCTTCAAGGGATCATATTGAAGAAGTAGATAACGCCGCAAATTCCTTATCTGATGAGGAATTTGCCGATGAGATGGAGGAAGTACTTATACTGTTAAAGAAAGAATATGATGACTTTATTTTTTCCAATCAGATGAGGATGGTAGAAGTAGAGAACAGGTTATTGAATGATGTTGGGCTAAACTTGACATATAAAGATAAAATGGTAGAGATAACTCTTTTAATTAAAGAAAAAACTTCCGCCAATATTTTTGACACCGTTTTTGTATATAGGGATAGGATATTTGATAAGGAAAGATTAATTTTGAGTTTAGATGATATGATAAGGGGATATAAAAACAGAGTCGATATTCCAAAGGAAGATAATATGCCTGTTATATTTTCAGTAACAGATGAGCTTATTCTTTCGAAATTTGCTGAAGAATTAAATGGATATAAGTTTGGAACAGGGGCATCTTTGTTTAGAAAGCTTGCGGGGCAAGAAAAATTTAGTAAAGATTTAACCATATACCAAAGTGCCGAAGTAGAAGATATGAACCTTATTCCTTTTTTTGATGCGGAAGGAGTTGTAAACAAGGATTATAGATATGCATTAATTGAAAAGGGGAAAATAATATGTCCTTATACTGATAAGAAGACTTCCAAGGAATTTAATCTTCCGTTGACGGGAAGTGCTTATGCCGAATATGATAAGGTGCCTTCTTTATCACGACCATATATTAAAATCGAACCGGAGAATAAGACCTTAAAGGAAATTATGAATGGCAGGATGGGAATTATAGCTGTAGTAGCATCAGGAGGAGATTTTACTTCCGACGGTACTTTCGGCACTCCTATTCAGGTTCCTTTTTTGACAGACGGAGATAAGATTTTAGGAAGGCTTCCGGAATTAAACGTATCAGGGCATATTTACAAGATGTTTGGAGAAGATTATCTGGGGACTTTCAAGGATAAAGCATTATTTGGAGAACGGGGCACGGTAGTTAATTTGAATGTAAAAAAAATTTGA